A single region of the Sorghum bicolor cultivar BTx623 chromosome 9, Sorghum_bicolor_NCBIv3, whole genome shotgun sequence genome encodes:
- the LOC8077005 gene encoding probable LRR receptor-like serine/threonine-protein kinase IRK, giving the protein MISSPTTSSSSSSAAAATAAMATPSRLLLPVLVLLAASAGAAAAATVSDDVLALVVLKSGLSDPSGRLAPWSEDADRACAWPGVSCDPRTGRVAALDLPAASLAGRLPRSALLRLDALVSLALPGNRLSGALPDALPPRLRALDLSGNAISGGIPASLASCDSLVSLNLSRNRLTGPVPDGIWSLPSLRSVDLSGNLLSGTVPGGFPRSSSLRVVDLSRNLLEGEIPADVGEAGLLKSLDLGHNSFTGGLPESLRGLSALSFLGAGGNALSGELQAWIGEMAALERLDLSGNHFVGGIPDAISGCKNLVEVDLSRNALTGELPWWVFGLALQRVSVAGNALSGWVKVPGDAAATLEALDLSANAFTGAIPPEITILARLQYLNLSSNSMSGQLPASIGLMLVLEVLDVSANKFEGVVPPEIGGAMALRQLLMGRNSLTGGIPVQIGTCKSLIALDLSHNKLAGPIPMSMGNLASLQTVDLSDNLLNGTLPMELSKLDSLRVFNVSHNSLSGSLPNSRFFDSIPYSFISDNAGLCSSQKNSNCNGVMPKPIVFNPNSSSDPWSDVAPSSSSNRHQKKMILSISTLIAIVGGAVILIGVATITVLNCRARATVSRSALPAAALSDDYHSQSAESPENEAKSGKLVMFGRGSSDFSADGHALLNKDCELGRGGFGTVYRAVLRDGQPVAIKKLTVSSMVKSEDDFKQHVKLLGKVRHHNIVTLKGFYWTSSLQLLIYEFMPAGSLHQHLHECSYESSLSWMERFDIIIGVARALVHLHRYGIIHYNLKSSNVLLDSNGEPRVGDYGLVNLLPVLDQYVLSSKIQSALGYMAPEFTCRTVKVTEKCDVYSFGVLVLEILTGRRPVEYLEDDVVVLSDLVRGVLDDDRLEDCMDPRLSGEFSMEEATLIIKLGLVCASQVPSQRPDMAEVVSMLEMVRSPQGTPEDDLV; this is encoded by the exons ATGATCTCGTcgcccaccacctcctcctcctcctcttccgccgccgccgccaccgcggcAATGGCGACTCCctcccgcctcctcctccccgtcCTGGTCCTCCTCGCCGCGTCGGCCggggcggccgcggccgccacCGTGAGCGACGACGTGCTGGCGCTGGTCGTCCTCAAGTCGGGCCTCTCCGACCCGTCGGGCCGCCTCGCGCCCTGGTCCGAGGACGCCGACCGCGCCTGCGCCTGGCCGGGGGTCTCCTGCGACCCGCGCACGGGCCGCGTCGCCGCGCTCGACCTCCCCGCCGCGTCGCTCGCGGGGCGCCTCCCGCGGTCCGCGCTGCTCCGCCTCGACGCGCTCGTCTCGCTCGCGCTCCCGGGGAACCGACTCTCCGGCGCGCTCCCCGACGCGCTGCCGCCTCGCCTCCGCGCCCTCGACCTCTCGGGCAACGCGATCTCGGGCGGCATCCCGGCCTCGCTCGCGTCCTGCGACTCGCTCGTGTCGCTCAACCTCTCCCGCAACCGGCTCACCGGCCCGGTCCCCGATGGCATCTGGTCGCTGCCGTCGCTCAGGTCGGTGGACCTCTCCGGGAACCTGCTCTCCGGGACCGTGCCCGGCGGGTTCCCGCGGAGCAGCTCGCTGCGTGTGGTGGACCTGAGCCGCAACCTCCTCGAAGGGGAGATACCGGCGGACGTCGGTGAAGCCGGGCTGCTCAAGTCCCTTGACCTCGGGCACAACTCGTTCACCGGTGGGCTGCCTGAGTCGCTGCGTGGGCTGTCCGCGCTGAGTTTTCTCGGCGCTGGTGGCAATGCCCTATCAGGGGAGCTCCAGGCGTGGATTGGGGAGATGGCGGCGCTGGAGAGACTTGATTTGTCTGGCAACCACTTCGTCGGCGGCATCCCGGACGCCATTTCGGGCTGTAAGAACCTGGTCGAGGTCGACCTCAGCCGGAACGCGCTCACTGGGGAGCTCCCATGGTGGGTATTTGGGCTTGCCCTGCAGCGCGTCTCCGTCGCTGGAAATGCACTGTCAGGGTGGGTCAAGGTTCCCGGTGATGCTGCTGCGACCCTGGAAGCACTGGACCTTTCAGCCAATGCTTTCACCGGTGCGATCCCGCCTGAGATTACCATCCTTGCAAGATTGCAGTACCTGAATTTGTCCTCAAATTCGATGTCGGGGCAGCTTCCTGCAAGCATTGGGCTGATGCTGGTGCTTGAAGTGTTGGATGTGAGTGCAAACAAGTTCGAAGGGGTTGTACCACCGGAGATTGGAGGTGCTATGGCACTCCGACAGCTGCTGATGGGGAGGAATTCACTTACCGGAGGCATTCCTGTGCAGATCGGCACATGCAAATCCCTGATTGCTTT GGATCTATCACACAACAAACTTGCAGGACCAATTCCTATGTCCATGGGTAACCTTGCTAGTCTTCAAACAGTTGATCTGTCAGATAACTTGCTGAATGGCACCTTGCCGATGGAGCTCTCTAAACTTGACAGCCTGCGTGTCTTCAATGTCTCTCACAATTCACTGTCAGGGAGCCTCCCCAATAGTCGCTTCTTTGACAGCATCCCTTATTCTTTCATTTCCGACAATGCTGGCCTTTGCAGTTCACAGAAGAACAGTAACTGCAACGGTGTCATGCCAAAGCCAATTGTTTTCAACCCTAACTCCTCGTCAGACCCCTGGTCGGATGTTGCCCCAAGTTCCTCAAGCAACCGGCACCAGAAGAAGATGATATTGAGCATCTCCACACTCATCGCCATTGTGGGTGGAGCAGTTATTCTTATCGGTGTGGCCACAATAACAGTGCTCAACTGCCGTGCTCGTGCAACAGTTTCCCGCTCTGCACTTCCCGCTGCTGCATTGTCAGATGATTATCATAGCCAGTCAGCTGAATCTCCAGAAAATGAGGCTAAGTCGGGGAAGCTCGTCATGTTTGGCAGAGGCAGCTCGGATTTCAGTGCTGATGGGCATGCATTGCTGAATAAGGATTGTGAGCTTGGGCGTGGAGGCTTTGGTACTGTTTACAGGGCAGTGCTCAGAGATGGCCAGCCAGTGGCCATCAAGAAGCTGACAGTTTCAAGTATGGTCAAGTCAGAGGATGATTTCAAGCAGCACGTCAAGCTTCTAGGCAAGGTGCGCCACCATAACATTGTCACCCTCAAAGGCTTCTACTGGACTTCTTCACTGCAGCTCCTTATATATGAATTCATGCCTGCTGGGAGCTTGCATCAGCACCTGCACGAGTGCTCATATGAGAGCTCGCTTTCATGGATGGAGAGGTTCGACATAATCATTGGTGTGGCCCGCGCACTAGTGCACTTGCATCGCTACGGTATAATCCACTACAATCTGAAGTCCAGCAATGTCTTGCTAGACTCAAATGGTGAGCCCAGGGTTGGTGACTATGGTCTTGTGAACCTGCTGCCGGTGCTGGATCAATATGTGCTCAGCAGCAAGATCCAGAGCGCGCTGGGATACATGGCACCTGAGTTCACTTGCAGAACGGTCAAGGTAACAGAGAAGTGCGACGTATACAGCTTTGGAGTGCTGGTCCTTGAGATTTTGACAGGCAGAAGGCCCGTGGAGTACTTGGAAGACGACGTTGTTGTGCTTTCTGATCTGGTCAGAGGTGTGCTTGATGATGACAGGCTGGAGGACTGCATGGATCCTCGGTTATCAGGTGAATTCTCGATGGAGGAGGCCACACTGATCATCAAGCTGGGGCTGGTTTGTGCATCTCAGGTGCCTTCTCAACGACCGGACATGGCTGAGGTGGTCAGTATGCTTGAGATGGTGAGGAGTCCTCAGGGTACCCCAGAGGATGATCTGGTTTGA
- the LOC8077007 gene encoding WRKY transcription factor 55, translating into MTLSPPQPPPSSSPRHAAIQELRRGTQLAELLRQQVELIPEPNRRQAAVVNVGEISMAMESSLSILQSEMEHPFVSEVMAAPTAYSDGGSTSRERNGPVARTRRVRHRRGRDGAELPIKEILTEAPENDHFHWRKYGEKNILYAEYPRLYYKCGYSDDHKCPAKKYVQQQSNTYPPLFLVTLINEHTCDTLFRDEPSSSSSGSQVLDFTKASLSPEEDSSMPVSMHRYSFSYDGY; encoded by the exons ATGACGCTGTCTCCACCGCAGCCGCCGCCCTCCTCCAGCCCAAGGCACGCAGCGATCCAGGAGCTCAGGAGAGGTACCCAGCTGGCGGAGCTGCTCAGGCAGCAGGTAGAGCTCATCCCGGAGCCTAACCGCCGGCAAGCTGCAGTGGTCAACGTGGGCGAAATATCCATGGCTATGGAGTCGTCGCTCTCCATTCTCCAGTCTGAGATGGAGCACCCCTTCGTCTCCGAGGTCATGGCTGCGCCCACTGCCTACTCTGACGGAGGCAGCACCAGCAGGGAAAGGAATGGTCCCGTGGCCCGTACAAGAAGGGTGAGGCACCGGCGAGGCAGAGATGGAGCTGAACTCCCGAT CAAGGAGATACTGACTGAGGCACCAGAAAACGATCATTTCCACTGGAGGAAATATGGTGAAAAGAATATCCTCTATGCTGAATATCCAAG GTTATACTACAAGTGCGGTTACAGCGATGACCACAAGTGCCCGGCAAAGAAATACGTGCAGCAGCAAAGCAACACCTACCCTCCACTTTTCTTGGTCACCCTGATCAACGAGCATACCTGCGACACCTTGTTCCGGGATGAGCCCAGCTCAAGCAGCAGTGGTTCGCAGGTTCTCGACTTCACAAAGGCATCGCTTTCTCCTGAAGAAGACAGCAGCATGCCTGTGTCTATGCACAGATATTCGTTTTCGTATGATGGGTACTAG